One genomic region from Phragmites australis chromosome 1, lpPhrAust1.1, whole genome shotgun sequence encodes:
- the LOC133885460 gene encoding uncharacterized protein LOC133885460: MGYYLADGIYPEWATFVKPISSPVGRKRQHFVVQQAALRKDVERAFGVLQSRFPIVRGATRIWDQKTLHNIMTACIIMHNMIIEEERLNGEVEHVYDGADEHVEPSHTPTPTLQAFAQRYGMITSRQGHHQLRDDLVEHLWQLHGGE, encoded by the coding sequence ATGGGGTACTACCTTGCAGATGGTATCTATCCGGAATGGGCCACCTTCGTGAAGCCCATAtcttctccagttgggaggaagcGGCAACACTTCGTCGTTCAGCAGGCGGCGCTACGGAAGGATGTGGAACGAGCCTTCGGGGTCCTACAGTCTCGGTTTCCCATAGTCCGGGGGGCTACGAGGATATGGGATCAGAAAACCCTTCACAACATCATGACCGCCTGCATTATCATGCACAATATGATAATCGAAGAAGAGAGACTGAATGGTGAAGTCGAACACGTGTACGACGGTGCTGATGAGCATGTGGAGCCGTCGCACACCCCAACCCCCACACTGCAAGCATTTGCCCAAAGGTATGGGATGATAACTAGTAGGCAGGGTCATCACCAGCTCCGTGACGATCTTGTCGAGCATCTCTGGCAGCTCCACGGAGGAGAGTAG